One region of Aminobacterium colombiense DSM 12261 genomic DNA includes:
- a CDS encoding TRAP transporter large permease codes for MLLTLMGTMIILLLLGFPMMVPLAAGAFLTLILNFPNVNPSMLIQQIIGGVQPISLTAVPMFILAADIMTSGEIANRLLSFVVKIVGHKRGGLPIATATACTLFGAVSGSTQATVVAIGGPLRPMLINAGYTPSFSTALIINAAIIALLIPPSIYMIVYGVVGGASVGELFIAGVGPGLLILLFFSIYCWFISGKEHSMQRATSQERWQAFKEAILGFTFPIIIFGGIYSGIFSPTEAAAVSVLYAFVLEYFIYKSIKLSDIPKLALRTGIVTAIVFILIAVGQAFSWTVSFARIPNLILPPLLGTDPSVLRVLAVLSIAYFLGCMFVDPIVVIMILTPIFKPAIDATGLDNVLVGTIVTLQAAIGSTTPPFGCNIFTAIAIFKQKYTDVVRGVPPFVFILILVSVLLVLFPQIALFLRDMAVAR; via the coding sequence ATGCTATTGACTCTTATGGGCACAATGATAATTTTGCTGCTATTGGGATTTCCTATGATGGTGCCCCTTGCAGCGGGAGCGTTCTTAACGCTGATTCTAAACTTTCCGAATGTTAACCCATCAATGCTTATACAGCAGATAATAGGCGGCGTCCAGCCGATCTCTCTTACCGCAGTTCCTATGTTTATTTTAGCTGCGGATATTATGACCTCTGGCGAAATTGCAAATAGGCTGCTGTCATTCGTTGTTAAGATTGTAGGGCATAAAAGAGGCGGGCTTCCTATAGCTACAGCGACAGCCTGTACTCTCTTTGGAGCCGTTTCAGGTTCTACTCAGGCTACAGTTGTTGCCATAGGCGGACCTCTTCGTCCCATGCTTATTAATGCCGGGTATACCCCCTCCTTCTCTACAGCACTCATAATTAATGCAGCTATAATTGCTCTGCTCATTCCACCAAGTATCTATATGATTGTCTATGGCGTTGTAGGTGGAGCCTCTGTAGGCGAGCTCTTTATCGCTGGTGTTGGCCCGGGCCTTCTCATCCTGTTGTTCTTTTCTATCTATTGCTGGTTTATCTCGGGAAAGGAACACAGCATGCAAAGAGCGACCTCCCAAGAAAGGTGGCAAGCGTTTAAAGAAGCCATACTTGGCTTTACCTTCCCCATAATCATTTTTGGAGGCATTTATTCTGGAATATTTAGTCCCACTGAAGCGGCGGCAGTTTCTGTGCTGTACGCTTTCGTTCTTGAATATTTCATCTATAAATCTATAAAGCTGTCAGATATCCCTAAGCTTGCGTTACGAACGGGCATCGTTACGGCTATTGTATTTATCCTTATAGCGGTGGGACAAGCCTTCTCCTGGACAGTCTCCTTTGCCAGAATCCCCAATTTGATTCTTCCCCCGCTGCTGGGAACGGATCCATCTGTTCTTCGTGTTCTGGCTGTTCTCTCCATCGCTTATTTCCTGGGATGTATGTTTGTTGACCCCATTGTGGTAATCATGATCCTCACGCCAATCTTCAAGCCGGCCATAGATGCTACGGGTCTTGATAACGTATTAGTAGGTACAATTGTCACCCTGCAGGCTGCTATTGGGTCTACAACGCCCCCTTTTGGGTGCAATATTTTTACTGCCATAGCGATCTTTAAGCAGAAATATACAGACGTTGTGCGAGGTGTACCTCCGTTTGTGTTCATTCTGATACTGGTGTCCGTCTTGCTTGTGCTTTTCCCTCAAATAGCGTTGTTCTTGCGGGATATGGCAGTTGCTAGATAA
- a CDS encoding TRAP transporter small permease produces the protein MKYFSLLDTLCERFERFAVSWSIIVMAFVAIANVLSRNLLNHSFTWAEEVTQFTIVWVTFVGMSHAARNGAHIRMSALSDFLGPKARKVLMIIVCIGTAALMFYLSWYGYIYVAKLAQIKKQTLGLRIPLYLIMLWVPVGFVMTGVQYILAAIKNMTHEGIYVSKTVLEGHAEDQESFDF, from the coding sequence ATGAAATATTTTAGCTTGTTGGATACCCTTTGTGAACGGTTTGAAAGATTCGCTGTTTCCTGGAGCATTATCGTTATGGCGTTCGTAGCCATCGCCAATGTTCTTAGCCGCAACCTTTTAAACCATAGCTTCACGTGGGCTGAAGAGGTAACCCAGTTTACCATTGTCTGGGTCACCTTTGTTGGCATGAGCCATGCGGCGCGAAACGGCGCACACATACGAATGTCGGCCCTTTCCGACTTTTTAGGACCAAAGGCCCGCAAGGTTTTAATGATCATTGTTTGTATTGGGACCGCAGCTCTGATGTTCTATCTGAGCTGGTACGGATACATATATGTAGCCAAGCTTGCCCAGATCAAAAAACAGACGCTAGGTCTTCGCATACCCCTCTATCTAATCATGCTGTGGGTTCCTGTGGGTTTTGTTATGACTGGCGTCCAGTATATATTAGCAGCCATAAAAAATATGACTCATGAAGGGATTTATGTTTCAAAAACTGTACTGGAAGGGCACGCTGAGGACCAAGAGTCCTTCGACTTTTAG
- a CDS encoding M20 family metallopeptidase — MKESFTLSETVIPILQQLIRIRTSQPSGDERDAAIYISSLFPEDRVEKRIISHGNNRASLIVTIPGMDRSRGVAILGHLDTIPVGDAKEWTHSPFGAEIVDGLIYGRGSADMKGGLASIIFAALSLLQEESKPAVDILFCFTADEEDGGTGALSLVGGGFLDKVEEIIIVKPTNGKIGLAERGAIWLRVKTEGKSAHAAMADAQINALFAFNKIAETIKALFSNEKKHDLLGYTTCLVTSLHAISDQCNVVPHYVEGTLDIRTLPSVDHDWLCREMNECASCVESECRDVRVFLEVIQNRQPVGMDEGAPLVQSLKNIYRDLNIPWKTTGLNYFTDASILIPSLGVPFVMFGPGDELFFHQPDEYVRIDSVIRMGEVLALYAKTRQ, encoded by the coding sequence ATGAAAGAAAGTTTTACGTTAAGCGAAACGGTCATCCCTATTCTACAGCAACTTATACGTATACGTACCTCTCAGCCCTCTGGCGATGAGCGTGACGCCGCGATTTATATTTCCTCATTATTCCCGGAAGATCGTGTTGAAAAAAGAATAATAAGTCATGGAAACAATAGGGCTTCACTCATAGTCACTATTCCAGGAATGGATCGGAGTCGGGGTGTTGCCATCTTAGGACACCTTGACACTATACCCGTAGGGGACGCGAAGGAGTGGACCCACTCACCCTTTGGAGCAGAAATCGTGGATGGTCTTATATATGGTCGGGGTTCAGCAGATATGAAAGGCGGCTTGGCCTCGATTATTTTCGCAGCGTTATCCCTCCTTCAGGAAGAGTCCAAGCCTGCCGTGGACATTCTCTTTTGTTTTACGGCTGATGAGGAAGATGGGGGAACAGGGGCACTCTCTCTTGTAGGCGGCGGTTTTTTGGACAAAGTAGAGGAAATTATTATTGTTAAACCCACCAATGGGAAAATAGGGTTGGCTGAACGGGGTGCTATTTGGCTTCGTGTTAAAACTGAAGGAAAATCAGCTCATGCCGCAATGGCTGATGCTCAAATTAACGCTCTTTTTGCTTTTAATAAAATCGCAGAAACTATAAAAGCCTTATTTTCAAATGAAAAGAAACACGATCTTCTCGGTTATACCACGTGTTTAGTAACGTCTCTTCATGCTATAAGCGATCAATGCAACGTTGTTCCACATTATGTGGAAGGTACGTTGGACATCAGAACTCTCCCTAGCGTAGATCATGATTGGCTCTGTCGAGAAATGAATGAATGTGCGAGCTGCGTTGAAAGTGAATGCAGGGATGTTCGTGTTTTTCTGGAAGTCATTCAAAATAGACAGCCAGTGGGCATGGATGAAGGGGCTCCTCTCGTCCAATCATTGAAGAACATTTATCGGGATCTGAATATTCCATGGAAAACTACAGGACTGAATTATTTTACCGATGCTTCTATTCTTATTCCTTCTCTAGGAGTTCCATTTGTAATGTTTGGGCCAGGGGATGAGCTTTTTTTCCATCAACCAGATGAGTATGTACGAATCGACTCTGTTATTCGCATGGGAGAAGTCCTTGCGCTCTATGCGAAAACCAGACAGTGA